Proteins encoded by one window of Sulfurospirillum barnesii SES-3:
- the plsY gene encoding glycerol-3-phosphate 1-O-acyltransferase PlsY: MDFLFNINVQFYILSYLVGGIPFGLVFAKLFTGKDIREAGSGSIGATNVLRVLKETNPALAKKLAILTVILDALKGIVILLIAKIIGLDISTLWAIAVFSVLGHCYSPYLKFEGGKGVATGAGVLLVMLPIETLIAFLTWFVVGKVLKISSLSSLLALIALIASSYVMHHDLEGIQTHAPLWMIAFIIVYKHIPNIVRLFQGKESKVI; encoded by the coding sequence GTGGATTTTCTTTTTAATATCAATGTGCAGTTTTATATTTTAAGCTACCTTGTGGGTGGCATTCCTTTTGGGTTAGTGTTTGCTAAGCTTTTTACAGGCAAAGACATCCGAGAGGCTGGAAGTGGCAGCATCGGTGCAACCAACGTCCTACGTGTCTTAAAAGAGACCAATCCAGCATTAGCAAAAAAATTGGCTATTTTAACGGTTATTTTAGATGCACTGAAAGGTATTGTTATTCTTTTAATTGCAAAAATAATTGGCTTAGATATTTCCACCCTTTGGGCAATTGCTGTTTTTTCAGTCTTAGGTCATTGCTATAGTCCCTATTTAAAATTTGAAGGCGGTAAAGGTGTTGCCACAGGAGCGGGTGTCTTACTGGTCATGCTTCCCATTGAGACGCTTATTGCTTTTCTTACGTGGTTTGTTGTAGGTAAAGTCTTAAAAATCTCTTCTCTTTCATCCTTGCTTGCGTTAATAGCACTTATTGCTTCTTCCTATGTTATGCATCATGATTTAGAGGGAATTCAAACCCATGCACCTTTATGGATGATTGCATTTATCATCGTGTATAAACACATACCTAACATTGTTCGCCTTTTTCAAGGTAAAGAGTCCAAAGTCATTTAA
- the nadA gene encoding quinolinate synthase NadA, translating into MNDKALKEEILKLKDELHVSIVAHFYQKDEVFELADYAGDSLQLAQWAAKDANPYLIFCGVGFMGQSVKILAPQKRVLMPKIACCAMARMIDVEYYHQNIQLLEKAGISKEAMVPVTYINSSAEVKAEVGKMGGYVCTSSNAKKIITKALNSGKKILFVPDRCLGQNIAKEMGLKSCIIGDGSDPKEADIICYNGFCSVHQLFDVEDIAFYRAKYPDILIATHPECKVEVCDASDFVGSTSQIIEYVTKLPQEQKVAVGTEYNMVKRLRKENTYVLSSTKPECPTMNETTLEDVYHVLLSIKEGRFENEISISEETRKWAHKALNRMFEV; encoded by the coding sequence GTGAATGATAAAGCTTTAAAAGAAGAAATTTTAAAACTCAAAGATGAATTACATGTAAGCATTGTGGCACATTTTTATCAAAAAGATGAGGTTTTTGAGTTGGCGGATTATGCAGGCGATTCTTTACAGCTTGCACAATGGGCAGCCAAAGATGCCAACCCGTATTTGATTTTTTGTGGGGTGGGTTTTATGGGACAAAGTGTGAAGATTCTAGCACCCCAAAAACGTGTGTTGATGCCTAAAATTGCCTGTTGTGCAATGGCTAGGATGATCGATGTGGAGTATTACCATCAAAACATTCAGCTTCTTGAAAAAGCAGGAATTTCCAAAGAGGCTATGGTTCCAGTGACGTATATTAATTCCTCTGCAGAAGTCAAAGCAGAAGTAGGTAAAATGGGTGGCTATGTCTGTACCAGTTCCAATGCGAAGAAAATTATTACCAAAGCCTTAAACAGTGGCAAGAAAATTTTATTTGTTCCTGATCGCTGTTTGGGTCAAAATATTGCTAAAGAAATGGGTTTAAAATCGTGTATTATCGGGGATGGCTCTGATCCAAAAGAGGCTGATATTATTTGTTATAATGGTTTTTGCTCCGTGCATCAACTCTTTGATGTGGAAGATATTGCCTTTTACCGTGCGAAGTATCCTGATATTCTCATTGCAACGCATCCAGAATGTAAAGTTGAAGTATGCGATGCCTCCGATTTTGTAGGCTCAACCAGTCAAATTATTGAATATGTTACAAAACTCCCACAGGAGCAAAAAGTAGCCGTTGGCACAGAATACAATATGGTCAAACGCCTGCGTAAGGAAAATACATATGTGCTCTCTTCAACAAAGCCAGAATGCCCAACAATGAACGAAACAACGCTTGAAGATGTATATCATGTGCTTTTAAGTATTAAAGAGGGGCGATTCGAAAATGAGATAAGTATCTCTGAAGAGACACGAAAATGGGCACATAAAGCACTCAATAGGATGTTCGAAGTATGA
- the nadC gene encoding carboxylating nicotinate-nucleotide diphosphorylase: MIKTFVKKALEEDIGRGDLFNLVGKNSFASANIICKDVGIFAGKPYVKALCKMNKLDITFYFKDGDTLQKGDLVARIEGKSKTILRCERTILNLMQHASGIASNVAQYKKVLQGYSLKLLDTRKTRPHLRIFEKYAIRCGGGNNHRMGLDDCLMLKDTHLQTINDLKSFIQEAREKIPFTCKIEIECEDVDFAKFAMQCGADIVMCDNMSHEAIAAVVAYKNSDFPHVLLEASGNITKDNIIQYAQTGVDAISSGSLIHHATWLDFSMKITHKTVA, translated from the coding sequence ATGATTAAGACATTTGTAAAAAAAGCACTTGAAGAAGATATTGGCAGGGGTGATTTATTTAATTTAGTAGGTAAAAATAGTTTTGCTAGTGCCAATATTATATGCAAAGATGTGGGGATTTTTGCAGGAAAACCCTATGTAAAAGCTTTGTGTAAAATGAATAAATTGGATATTACATTTTATTTTAAAGATGGGGATACTTTGCAAAAAGGTGATCTTGTAGCCCGCATTGAGGGAAAATCTAAAACGATTTTGCGTTGTGAACGAACCATTCTTAATTTGATGCAACATGCCAGTGGGATTGCAAGTAATGTAGCGCAGTATAAAAAAGTGCTACAAGGGTATAGCCTCAAACTTCTAGATACCCGTAAAACCAGACCCCATTTGCGTATTTTTGAAAAATATGCCATTCGTTGTGGGGGTGGTAATAATCATCGAATGGGCTTAGATGATTGTTTAATGCTTAAAGATACACATTTACAAACGATTAATGATCTGAAAAGTTTTATTCAAGAAGCCAGAGAAAAAATTCCCTTTACATGTAAGATTGAAATTGAGTGTGAAGATGTTGATTTTGCGAAGTTTGCGATGCAGTGTGGGGCAGATATTGTGATGTGCGATAATATGTCTCATGAAGCGATAGCAGCCGTTGTTGCGTATAAAAACAGTGATTTTCCTCACGTCCTTTTAGAAGCCAGTGGAAATATAACCAAAGATAACATTATTCAATACGCACAAACAGGAGTAGATGCTATTAGCAGTGGGAGTTTGATTCATCATGCTACATGGCTTGATTTTTCAATGAAAATTACGCATAAAACCGTTGCTTAA
- the flhB gene encoding flagellar biosynthesis protein FlhB — protein MADDQEKTEEATSKKIEDARKEGNVPKSQDTSAFVTLVVALGAFLALLPWIKARTIFLYHYYQSLIGIEITKEVTFQISMISFREIIFMVIPLALAVAIAGVLANVMQTGFLFTTKPLMPNFGKLDPIKGFKNLFSLKKLVETVKTLLKVSVVMGVAYVFLWEFTKELPTVIYFPLYDQLAWLKEKMIILAAVILIIFLVLALADLLFVRYNYFKDLRMSKQEVKDEYKQMEGDPKIKAKIRQIQMQMTRKRMMQEIPQADVVITNPTHYAVAIRYHQDKEAAPKVIAKGTDLVALRIKEIAMNYNIQIVENPPLARELYKKCAIGDIIPENLYKAVAEVLAFVYKSSNKMR, from the coding sequence GTGGCTGATGATCAAGAAAAGACCGAAGAAGCCACCTCCAAAAAGATAGAAGATGCCAGAAAAGAAGGAAACGTCCCCAAAAGTCAAGATACCAGCGCCTTTGTAACATTGGTTGTAGCCTTGGGTGCTTTTCTAGCACTTCTGCCATGGATAAAGGCACGGACTATTTTCCTTTACCACTATTACCAATCTTTAATTGGAATAGAAATCACGAAAGAAGTTACCTTCCAAATTTCAATGATTTCATTTAGAGAAATTATTTTTATGGTTATTCCTCTAGCCTTAGCCGTTGCTATTGCAGGCGTGTTAGCCAATGTTATGCAAACAGGATTTTTATTTACAACAAAGCCTCTGATGCCAAATTTTGGTAAATTAGATCCTATTAAAGGATTTAAAAATCTGTTTTCGTTAAAAAAGTTGGTTGAAACAGTTAAAACACTTTTAAAAGTCAGTGTTGTTATGGGCGTTGCGTATGTTTTTTTGTGGGAATTTACCAAGGAGCTTCCAACCGTTATCTATTTTCCTTTGTATGACCAGTTGGCATGGCTAAAAGAAAAAATGATTATTCTTGCCGCTGTGATTTTAATCATATTTTTAGTTCTTGCCTTAGCGGATTTACTTTTTGTACGTTACAACTATTTTAAAGACTTACGTATGAGCAAACAAGAAGTTAAAGACGAATACAAGCAAATGGAAGGTGATCCAAAAATTAAGGCCAAGATCCGTCAAATTCAGATGCAAATGACCCGTAAACGCATGATGCAAGAAATTCCGCAGGCCGATGTGGTCATTACCAATCCTACCCATTATGCTGTGGCTATTCGTTACCATCAAGACAAAGAAGCCGCCCCGAAAGTGATTGCAAAAGGAACGGATTTAGTTGCTCTTCGTATTAAAGAAATTGCCATGAATTATAATATTCAAATTGTTGAAAATCCTCCCCTAGCACGTGAACTTTATAAAAAATGTGCGATTGGAGACATTATTCCAGAAAATCTTTATAAGGCTGTTGCAGAAGTTTTAGCCTTTGTGTATAAAAGTTCTAACAAAATGCGCTAA
- a CDS encoding DHH family phosphoesterase — MYQQAWKRMLEAKHSVIVSHVHPDGDTLGSALALYDALSRAGKKVTLYNHTKELPLCYDFLPNFTKVKHTLPKAFDLVISCDCSTLNRLKIPQGDYDIVNIDHHLTNHYFGTVNVVVDHFSSAGMVVYELLKANGIEMSEACATSLYTAIADDTGFFLYGDMDALTFSIVSQLVKCGANPKEIASKVKRREPLSKIRLYGYMLNHFDLHENGTIATIIFDKASLEATGATRYDTKNIVNMLRSIAHVTIAIMILEEKEGGYKISLRSKELNVAQIALAYQGGGHKTAAGFEVAPCDPYMLRDEIVEQIKRIKTL; from the coding sequence ATGTATCAACAGGCGTGGAAACGTATGCTTGAAGCAAAGCATAGTGTTATTGTCTCACATGTGCATCCTGATGGCGATACATTGGGAAGTGCACTTGCCTTGTATGATGCATTAAGTCGTGCAGGTAAAAAAGTGACACTGTATAATCACACAAAAGAGCTACCTCTTTGTTACGATTTTTTACCTAATTTTACAAAAGTGAAGCATACCTTGCCAAAGGCATTTGATTTGGTCATTAGTTGCGATTGTTCAACATTGAACAGACTCAAAATTCCCCAAGGGGATTATGATATTGTGAACATTGACCATCATCTTACCAATCACTATTTTGGTACAGTAAATGTGGTGGTGGATCATTTTAGCAGTGCAGGTATGGTGGTTTATGAGCTGTTAAAGGCTAATGGTATTGAAATGAGTGAAGCGTGCGCAACATCTCTTTACACAGCGATTGCCGATGATACAGGTTTTTTCTTATACGGTGATATGGATGCATTAACCTTTTCAATCGTTTCGCAATTGGTAAAGTGTGGAGCCAATCCTAAAGAAATTGCTTCTAAGGTTAAACGACGAGAGCCTCTTTCTAAAATACGTTTGTATGGCTATATGTTGAATCATTTTGATTTACATGAAAACGGAACGATTGCTACGATTATTTTTGATAAAGCATCGCTTGAAGCCACAGGGGCAACACGTTACGATACGAAAAATATTGTCAACATGCTTCGAAGTATTGCCCATGTGACAATAGCCATCATGATTTTAGAAGAAAAAGAGGGTGGATATAAAATTTCATTACGTAGCAAAGAGCTTAACGTTGCACAGATTGCATTGGCGTATCAAGGCGGTGGTCATAAAACAGCTGCTGGTTTTGAGGTAGCACCATGCGATCCATACATGCTTAGAGATGAGATTGTAGAACAAATAAAAAGGATTAAAACATTATGA